The stretch of DNA TCGCCACCCGGCTCGATCCGCTTGCCTATGTCACCGACTGGTGGCCGACCGCGCAGCCGGGGCTGGCCGACGATCCGGGGGCGTGGGCGGCGCGGGTGCTGGGCAATGCGTGGGGCTATGTCACCACCGCGCTATCGCTGCTGCCGACGGGCATGGCACTGGTTGCGGCCCTGTTCCTGCTGCCGCCCGCTGCCTGCGCCGCGCTTTCCGAGGAGTGGCAGGGCGGGGAGGCTGGCCCCAGGCTGCTCGCCGCCTTCGCCGCGATCACCGCGCTGCTGCTCGCCCCGCAGGTGCTGACAGGCTATCTCGAGCATCGCTATTTCGCCGCCGTAATCTGGGCCGCGCTGCTGGCGGCGGCATGCCGGGGGATTGCCCACGCCCGCTCGCTGCACCAGCGGATGTGGGCGGCGAGACTCGCCTTTGCGGGGGTTGCGGCGGGAATGGCGGTGCTCGTGATCGCGCAGCTTGGTGCGGCTACGGACAGCGGGCGGATCAGCCCGGCGGCATGGGCTCGGTACCATTCGACCGAGGATCTCGCCGCGCTGAAAGCCTGCGTTGCGCAGACGCCCGATCCGCGCATCCTTGTGCTGGGCGACGACAACTTCGCCGCGCGTGCCGGAGCGCTGGGCGGGATGGCGACGATGATGGAGCCGCGCAACATGGCGCGCGGGCGGCTGGGCGCGGAGGGCAGCCGCGCCTTCCTGACCGCGTTTCAGGTCGATTACGTCCTCGCCCGAGACCCGGCGCGCGGCGACTGGGCAAGGGCGACCCTGCCGCTCGTCGCCGTGCCGGAGTGCCCTTTCGCGCTTTACCGGGTGACGCGGTAAGCCGAAAGGAGCAGGCCCCGCAGCGGCTTTCCTACAGTGGCCGGGTCTGTCAGACCCACCGGCATGGCCTGTCGCAACCGCCCTCTCGCATCGCCCGCACAGGCCGCCAATCCGGCCCCGGAACCACGTTCATCCTGTGGGCGGGAATTTTGTTCTTAGACAGTGTCTCATGTGTCTCCAACACGGCAGCAGAGTGCCGCCCTGCCGCACATCCCGAAGACCGCTCACCCGATGCGATGCTCGCCGCGAATCCATCGCACCGTGCCACTCGACGCCCGCATCACCACGCTCTCGGTCGTCAGGATCGTCTCGCCGGTGGGCTTGCGGCGGCGCTTCACTCCGCCGAGCAGCGAGCCGTCGGTCACGCCGGTCGCGGCGAAGATGCAGTCGCCCTTGGCCAGGTCTTCGAGCTTGTAGATGCGATTGAGATCCTCGATGCCCCACTTGCGCGCGCGGGCCTTCTCGTCCTCGTTGCGGAACACGAGGCGTCCGTTGAACTGCCCGCCGACGCAGCGCAGCGCGGCAGCGGCCAGCACGCCCTCGGGCGCGCCGCCCTGGCCCATGTACATGTCGATCGTGGTGTCCTCGTCCGTCACCGCGATCACGCCCGCCACGTCGCCGTCGCCGATCAGCACCACGCCGCAGCCCAGCGCGCGCAGCTCGGCGATCAGATCGGCATGACGCGGGCGGTCGAGCACGCAGACGTTGATGTCGGACGGCTTCACGCCCTTCGCCTCGGCCACGGCGCGCACGTTTTCGGTCGGCGATTTGGCGAGGTCGATGATGCCTTCGGGATAGCCGGGGCCGACCGCGAGCTTGTCCATATAGGTGTCGGGCGCGTTGAGCAGGCAGCCTTCCTCCGCCGCCGCCAGCACGGCGAGCGCATTGGGCCCGGCCTTGGCGGTGATGGTGGTGCCTTCGAGCGGATCGAGGGCAATGTCGATCTTGGGGCCCTTGCCCATGCCGACCTTCTCGCCGATGAACAGCATCGGGGCCTCGTCCCGCTCGCCTTCGCCGATCACCACGGTGCCATCGATATAGAGGTTGTCGAAGGCGCGGCGCATCGCTTCGACTGCAGCGGCATCGGCGGCTTTCTCGTCTCCGCGCCCGATCAGCTGCGCGGCGGCGACGGCGGCGGCTTCGGTCACACGCACCATCTCCAGCACCAGCACGCGCTGGATCGCGTTGTCGCTGGCGGCTTGTGCGGCAACGGCGGCGGCGGTATCGATGGTTGAGTTCATGTGCAATTCAGCCCTTCTTCGCTCTGGTTGCGTGCCACCAGGTATCACCCCGGCGCTTAAGCGGATGGAGACGGGTTTGTCGAGCAATGCAACGTCTGTCGGCCCCCGTTTTCGCAGTCACCTTGCGCTTGTCGCCGCGCTGATCGCCGCGCCTGTGGCCGCGCAGGATGACAGCGCCGCGACTCCGCCGCCAGCTCCGCCCGCCGCCGAGGCGCCGCCGAAGATCAATCTGACGGTCACCGTCCCGCGCGAGGAAACCAATCAGGCCGCGCTCCAGCAATGCCGGGACGAGACCGATGCGGGCACGCTCAGCGGCGAGATCGTGGTGTGCGGCGCGACCGGCAACGATACCAGCGCGCTGACCGGCGACCGCGCGGCGACGCAGAAGCGTTATGCGCAGGAGACCATGCTGAAAGGTGCGCCGCGCGCGCCGGAAGCCTTCGGGATCGCCAATCATGGCAATGCGATCGGCTTCGGCAAGCCGCCACCACCGGCGATCCTGATCGATGTCGAAGCGCTGCCCACCGCACCCGCCGGCTCCGATGCCGACCGGATCGCGCGCGGCCTTGCTCCGCAGGGGCAGGATCGCGAGCTGACCGAGGAAGAGGAAAAGGCCCGGCGCGAGGCGCTGGGGATCAAGACCACCGTGCCGCCGCGCGACAAGAAGAAGGGCGGCTGACGGAGCGGTTTTCGTGTTCCTCCCCTACCTCCTCGCCGCGCTGGCCGCACAGGTCGCCACCGAACCGCAGGTGCAGGTCGGGCCGCAGGTGCCGCCCCAGCAGAGCCTGCGCCTGCCGCCCCCGCGCGAGGCGACCCGCCTGCCGCAGCGCGCTTCGCCCGATGCGCCGCCCGAGCCGGAGCGCATCCCGATCGATCTCGGCCCCGATGCGCCGACCTCCGGCCCGCCGCAGCAGATCGACCTGCTCGCCGAGCCGCCGCGCTCCGAGGCCGCCGATGCCGTGCAGCTCAAGGAATGCGAGGAGCAGCGAGAGGCCGGGGTGGTGGCGGGCGAGATCGTAGTGTGCCGCGAGCTTCCGGCAGACACCTCGCAGATCTACAGCGGCAGCCGCGAGGCGTGGCTGAAGGACTATGCCGAGCGGACGATGAATGCGGGGACCATCCCGCCGCCCGATGTCGCCGGGCCGGGGATCTTCCGCGGGCCGCCCACCGTCAGCGGGCTGTGCCTGATCGGCCCTTGCCCGAAAGACCCGGCGCTGATCATCGATGTCGAAGCGATCCCGCCCGCGCCTGCCGGTTCGGACGCCGAGCGGGTGGCGCAGGGGCTCGAGCCGCTGAAGGACGATAACGCACCGCTCTCGGACGAGGCGCGTCGCCGGGTCGAGGAGGAGCTGGGCTTGCCGGAAGTGCCTGAACGCTAGAGCGGTTTCCGACCATCCTGACCCGCCCTGATCGCGCTCTGAAGTCCGCTGGGCAGGAATGGCGCGCGGCAGGGGCTGGTTGCCCCTGCAAGCGGTATGACGAAGCCAGCGGACTTCAGAGCGCGACGGGTGGGCGCAGGGCCACGTTGCTTGTCGCTCACGATGCGCCGCATCGCTCGCTCCTCGCGCCTTGCCCTGCGCCCAATTCGGCTCCGTCAGGGTGGGTCAGGATGGTCGGAAACCGCTCTAAAGCGGCAGGATCGGCAGCACCAGCGGATCGCCGCTGAGGCTTTCCGAGCCTTCGAGCAGCGCGAGCGCCTTGGTCACGCACTTCTCCGGGCCCTCATGCGTCACCATCGCCACCATCACCTCGCCCCCGCTGTGCGAGCGGCCCTGCTGGATCAGGCTCTCGATCGAGACATCCCCGTCGCGCAGCGCGGCGGTGATCTCGGCGAGCACGCCGGGGCGGTCCTTGACCATGAAGCGGATATAGGTGCGCGCCGGGCGGTGGCCCGGTTCGGCGGGCGGCATGGCGGCCAGCTGGGCGCAGGGGATCGAGAAGGGCGCGCCCACCTCGTCGCGCGCGATGTCGATCAGGTCGGCGGCGACGGCACTCGCGGTCGGCCCGTCGCCTGCGCCTGCGCCCTGGAACAGCAGGCGGCCGGAGAAGTTGCCCTCGGCCACCACCGCGTTGGTCGGCCCGTCGACCGCGCTCAGCGGGTGGCCCTTGGCGACGAGGCAGGGGCGCACGCGCTGGAGCAGGCGCGGGCCCTCGGGCGTTTCCTCGACGTCGGCCTCGCCGATCAGCCGGATCACGAAGCCCAGCGCATCGGCCTGGGCGATGTCGTGGCTGCGCACCTGCGTGATCCCGGTCACTCGCACGCCGCCGAAATCGACCCGCGTCCCGAACCCGATCGCGGCGAGGATCGCCAGCTTGTGCGCCGCGTCCACGCCCTCGATGTCGAAGGCGGGATCGGCCTCGGCAAAGCCCAGACGTTGCGCTTCGGCCAGCACGACATCGAAGTCCGCCCCGGTCGCTTCCATTTCGGAGAGGATGTAATTGCAGGTGCCGTTGAGGATGCCGTAGACCTTGGTGAGCGCATTGGCGCTGGTGCCTTCGCGCAGGCCCTTGATCACCGGGATGCCGCCCGCCACCGCCGCTTCGAACTTGAGCGCGGCGCTGTTCGCTTCGGCGATCTCGGCCAGTTCCAGCCCGTGATGCGCGATCATCGCCTTGTTGGCGGTGACGAGGCCCTTGCCCGCCCGCAGCGCCGCGCGCGAGCAGGCAAGCGCCGGGCCATCCGACCCGCCGACCAGCTCCACCACCACGTCGACATCGTCGCGCCGGGCAAGCGCGGTCATGTCGTCTTCCCAGGCGAAGCGGCTGATATCGACCCCGCGATCCTTGCTCCGCTCGCGCGCCGACACGGCGACCACCTCGATCGGGCGACCGGCGCGCGCGGCGATCAGCCGGGCGTTGGTGTCGAGCAGGCGGATCACGCCGGCCCCGACGGTGCCGAGCCCGGCGATGGCAATGCGCAGCGGTTGCGTCGTGGTGGTGGTCAAGCGGCCCTCCGTTGAAAACAGCAGGCCGCGCTTACCCGCACCGCGCGCGCGGTCAAGCGGGCATGGGGCGTATCAGCCCTCGGTGATGCGCCGCTCGCACGGGCCGATTGCCTGCCGCACGAAGGCATAGTCGCTTGCCGCCAGCCGCCGCTCGTCCGCCTCGCGGGCGAGGTTGGCGTTGCTCGGCAGCTGCGGTGGCAGCGAGCAGGCGAGGCGATACCAGCGCAGGGTTTCGGGCTGGGGCGGGCGGGCCGACGAATCGATGATCTCTCCCCACGATACGCCCCATTGAACCTGCTGCCCGGGGCGCCGGAGGACAGTGATCGACACCGGCGAGCGGTTTTCGGTTGCCAGGAAAATCTGCGTCTCCGATTCGCCGGTCAAGGTGCCCTGCACCGCCAGCGCATCGCTGATCCCGGTGACGCGCGGCGGCGGGCCCTCGGCGGCGTAAAGCTCGGTCAGGATCGGGCGCAGGCGGGCTTCGAGTTCGGGCGTATAGGCCAGCTGCGCGGTCGGGGAGACCAGCTGGAGCTGCCCCGCACGGCCCGGAACGCTGCGCGCAAACAGCACGAAGTCCTGCTTTTTCAGCTTGGGCACCTTGCCTTTCGCGTCGAGCGGCACGTCAACCAGATAGGCGAGCGTGCCGCCCACGCTGCTGCGTCCGGCGATCAGGGCGATGGTCTGGGCCTCGACATAAAGCCGCGCGAATCCCGGTGCGACATCCGGCGCGCGTTCGGGTTTCAGCGTGGTCTGGCGGCGAATCTGAGCGCGGATGACCAGCTCGGAAGCCTCGGAAAGGGTCGCCAGATCGGCATAGGTCGGCCCGCTTGACGCTGATATGGCCGCAGGAGCAGCCGTCTGCGCATGGCCCGCCACCGGCACCAAAATCGCCGCGCCGAACACGCTCGCCGATATCTTCAGACTCTTGAAAAACGGCATTAATTCATCCTTAACCTGTTGCCCGGCGATGGCCTGCGCGCGGCATCGCGACGACACCGCTTCACCATCACTTGTTGCACATGATTCGCAGTGAATCAGCCCTGAACCGCAAAAGCGTTTGATCGGCTAGGGGTTGCCCGTTAAAGCCTCGATATCTGATCGCACGGGACTGGGGACATTGCCGCGCGAACAGTTCAGGTTGCAGACTGGGCCAAATTGCTCAGAATGTACCGGCCGGGGAAAGTTTCGGGCCATGCGTATTGCGCTGGCCCGTGTTTCTTTACCCGGTGTGGGAGGACCGAAATGACCGGGATCCACCAACCCGCCGCAAGGCAGGAGGGGTGGTGAGTGTGCCGATCGCATGATCGGCGAGTAATTGGAGAGAAAGCGCTGGATGTCCTACGCTAGCCAACAACAAGGATTGACCGGCCCCAAGCTTGTCGCCCTGATCATCGCGCTTGCGATCGTCGGTGGTGTCGGGACGGGGATGGTCCTCTTTCTGACGGTCGACGCCGTCAAGGAAATGGTCGAACGTGTGACCACCGTGAACGTCAAGGAAGAAGAGCCGCCGCCACCCGAAGAGGAACCGCCGCCGCCGCCGGAAGAAATCCCCGAAGTGACATCGCCGCCGCCGCCCAACGTGCCGCAGATGCCGTTCGAGTTTCCGACCCCCAACAAGACCGAGACGACCCAGAAGGAAACCCCTCCGGGCCCGCCTGAAAAGCAGGCGAGCACGCAGCCGGAAGCGCCTCCGGGTCCGCCCACTCCGCCCAAGCCGCCGTCCAAGGCGCGCGGGGTGAAGACCAAGGGCGAACGCGGCTGGGTACAGCGCATCACCAACGATTATCCGAGCCGCGCCGCGCGTGAGGAAATCGAAGGGACTGTGGGCGTCCGCGTCACCGTGACCGTCGATGGCCGGGCCACCGGATGTTCGGTCACCTCGTCGAGCGGTTCCAGCATTCTTGATGATGCAGCTTGCAAGGCGGTCGAACGCTACGCTCGCTTCGAGCCTGCACTCAACGATGCGGGCGATCCGATCGCCGCACCGTGGTCGACGCGCATTACCTACAGGCTGAACTGACCGATCAATCCGGCCGGAGGCCACGCCTCCCGGTCGCAGGACAACTTTTCATAAGGACTATTCGCAATGAACCTTTACCTTCTCGCCGCCGCCGCCGGGGAAGCGCCCCAGAGCCAGTTCGGCTTCGTCCAAGCCATGAAGGAAGGCGGCCCGGTCGCCTGGTCGATCCTCGCCATCATGATCATCATGTCGGTCGGCTCGTTCTACATCATGTTCACCAAGCTGTTCGAACAGAACAAGGTGATGAAGCAGTACAAGTCGGTCGAAACGTCGTTCTGGCGTGCGCCGAGCCTCAAGGAAGGCGCGACCAAGCTCGACAAGGACAGCCCCTGGCGCCAGCTGGCCGACGATGCGGTCAAGGCTCAGGAAGATCACCACAAGATGACCGACAGCCTCGAATCGCATGACTACATGCACGGTTCGCTGCAGCGTTCGGAAGATTCGATCAACGCCGTGCTCGCGGGCGGTCTGCCGTTCCTCGCCACCGTCGGTGCGACCGCGCCGTTCGTGGGTCTGCTCGGCACCGTGATCGGGATCTACCGCGCGCTGATCAACATCGGCATCGCCGGCAACGCCTCGATCGACAAGGTCGCCGGCCCCGTCGGTGAAGCGCTGATCATGACCGCGATCGGTCTGCTCGTCGCCGTGCCCGCGGTGTTCGCGTTCAACTGGCTGCAGTCGCGCAACCGCAAGATCGCGGCCATGCTGAGCACCTTCTCGACCGACCTGCTGGCGTACATGAACTCGAACGGTGCGGTGAAGCCGACCGTGGGCGCGGCTGCTCCGGCTGCCAAGCCCGCGGCGAAGCCCGCCCCCGCCGCTCCGGTTGCCAAGCCGGGCGTGAACCCGACGCTCAACAAGTCCTGATCGTCATCGCCTGCGTGCGGCGGGAGGCCTCTTGGGGTTCTTCCGCCGCTGCCCGGTCAGGCACAGTCGCTCGGGCCGGGCAGGCAAACCACGTCAATGTTTTGACAGGCTAGGAATTCACAATGGCGATTTCTACGGGAGGCGGGGCTGATACCCCCATGTCCGACATCAACACCACGCCGTTGGTGGACGTGATGCTGGTGCTCCTGATCATCTTCCTCATCGCGGTTCCGGTGGCGATCCAGACGATCGA from Porphyrobacter sp. YT40 encodes:
- a CDS encoding MotA/TolQ/ExbB proton channel family protein, producing MNLYLLAAAAGEAPQSQFGFVQAMKEGGPVAWSILAIMIIMSVGSFYIMFTKLFEQNKVMKQYKSVETSFWRAPSLKEGATKLDKDSPWRQLADDAVKAQEDHHKMTDSLESHDYMHGSLQRSEDSINAVLAGGLPFLATVGATAPFVGLLGTVIGIYRALINIGIAGNASIDKVAGPVGEALIMTAIGLLVAVPAVFAFNWLQSRNRKIAAMLSTFSTDLLAYMNSNGAVKPTVGAAAPAAKPAAKPAPAAPVAKPGVNPTLNKS
- a CDS encoding homoserine dehydrogenase, encoding MTTTTTQPLRIAIAGLGTVGAGVIRLLDTNARLIAARAGRPIEVVAVSARERSKDRGVDISRFAWEDDMTALARRDDVDVVVELVGGSDGPALACSRAALRAGKGLVTANKAMIAHHGLELAEIAEANSAALKFEAAVAGGIPVIKGLREGTSANALTKVYGILNGTCNYILSEMEATGADFDVVLAEAQRLGFAEADPAFDIEGVDAAHKLAILAAIGFGTRVDFGGVRVTGITQVRSHDIAQADALGFVIRLIGEADVEETPEGPRLLQRVRPCLVAKGHPLSAVDGPTNAVVAEGNFSGRLLFQGAGAGDGPTASAVAADLIDIARDEVGAPFSIPCAQLAAMPPAEPGHRPARTYIRFMVKDRPGVLAEITAALRDGDVSIESLIQQGRSHSGGEVMVAMVTHEGPEKCVTKALALLEGSESLSGDPLVLPILPL
- a CDS encoding TonB family protein, which translates into the protein MSYASQQQGLTGPKLVALIIALAIVGGVGTGMVLFLTVDAVKEMVERVTTVNVKEEEPPPPEEEPPPPPEEIPEVTSPPPPNVPQMPFEFPTPNKTETTQKETPPGPPEKQASTQPEAPPGPPTPPKPPSKARGVKTKGERGWVQRITNDYPSRAAREEIEGTVGVRVTVTVDGRATGCSVTSSSGSSILDDAACKAVERYARFEPALNDAGDPIAAPWSTRITYRLN
- the glpX gene encoding class II fructose-bisphosphatase, whose product is MVRVTEAAAVAAAQLIGRGDEKAADAAAVEAMRRAFDNLYIDGTVVIGEGERDEAPMLFIGEKVGMGKGPKIDIALDPLEGTTITAKAGPNALAVLAAAEEGCLLNAPDTYMDKLAVGPGYPEGIIDLAKSPTENVRAVAEAKGVKPSDINVCVLDRPRHADLIAELRALGCGVVLIGDGDVAGVIAVTDEDTTIDMYMGQGGAPEGVLAAAALRCVGGQFNGRLVFRNEDEKARARKWGIEDLNRIYKLEDLAKGDCIFAATGVTDGSLLGGVKRRRKPTGETILTTESVVMRASSGTVRWIRGEHRIG